A stretch of the Comamonas testosteroni TK102 genome encodes the following:
- a CDS encoding EI24 domain-containing protein, with translation MLASMSLLLDSFWRALAYCLHKRVIVWSLLPLLAMALMAWLLGYFFWADAVLKVQSLLDGVGWLHSLWLWLQERGVGYASEVVASMFVVLGATPVLVVLVLLLVGLFMAPVLTQLVAEKRFAGLEKKHGGSTVASLLWSGGSTLIALLALFVTLPLWVFPPLMLVVAPLIWGWLTYRVMAFDALSEHASKDERRALFARHRMSLILMGVICGYLGAAPGVVWISGLLFLAAFWILVPIAIWIYALVFAFSALWFAHFCLAALEQMRAQTMPSTADPQVPFAPGADDAASVAR, from the coding sequence ATGCTTGCCAGCATGAGCTTGCTACTCGACTCTTTTTGGCGTGCCTTGGCGTATTGCCTGCATAAGCGGGTCATTGTCTGGTCACTCTTGCCGCTGCTGGCCATGGCCTTGATGGCCTGGCTTCTGGGCTACTTCTTCTGGGCCGATGCGGTCCTCAAGGTGCAAAGCCTGCTGGATGGGGTGGGCTGGCTGCACTCCCTGTGGCTGTGGCTGCAGGAGCGTGGCGTGGGCTATGCCTCGGAGGTGGTGGCCTCCATGTTTGTGGTGCTGGGGGCCACGCCGGTTCTCGTGGTGCTTGTTTTGCTGCTGGTGGGCCTGTTCATGGCGCCCGTGCTGACGCAACTGGTGGCCGAGAAGCGCTTTGCCGGGCTGGAGAAAAAGCATGGCGGCTCCACCGTCGCCAGCCTGCTCTGGTCGGGCGGCTCCACGCTGATTGCGCTGCTGGCCCTTTTCGTCACCCTGCCGCTATGGGTGTTTCCGCCGCTAATGCTGGTGGTCGCACCCTTGATCTGGGGTTGGCTCACTTACCGGGTCATGGCGTTTGATGCCTTGTCCGAGCATGCCAGCAAGGATGAGCGCCGGGCCCTGTTTGCCCGCCACCGCATGTCGCTCATTCTCATGGGGGTGATCTGCGGCTATCTGGGCGCAGCGCCCGGTGTGGTCTGGATTTCCGGGCTGCTGTTTCTGGCTGCTTTCTGGATTCTGGTGCCCATTGCCATCTGGATCTATGCGCTGGTGTTTGCCTTCTCTGCGCTGTGGTTCGCTCACTTCTGTCTGGCGGCGCTGGAGCAGATGAGGGCGCAAACCATGCCGAGTACTGCCGATCCCCAGGTACCGTTCGCACCTGGTGCAGATGATGCCGCTTCGGTTGCTCGCTGA
- the ntrC gene encoding nitrogen regulation protein NR(I) — MKPIWIVDDDPSIRFVLEKALGREGWPIRSFTQPRDVLKALADVDNSDPERQAPQALVSDIRMPGGSGLELLEQVRAQQPGLPMIIMTAYSDLDSAVSAFQRGAFEYLPKPFDVPKAVELIRRAVEESQREEVADIQAPVQAEMLGQAPAMQDVFRAIGRLSQSHVTVLITGESGAGKELVARALHKHSPVAGGPFVAINTAAIPKDLLESELFGHERGAFTGAQTQRRGRFEQAEGGTLFLDEIGDMPFELQTRLLRVLSDGHFYRVGGHQAVKAHVRVIAATHQDLELRVKDGAFREDLFHRLNVIRLRLPALRERKEDVPMLTQHFLQQSARQLGVEPKRMSTAAMSRLQAFNFPGNVRQLENICHWLTVMAPAQQIALKDLPPEVLGSAAPGSAAIFAGALSTGVGLEPSKTSPPEPLALSSPGTAAMSAPEAAAPSGGWLQGLGKQAEELLSQGHHDVWDQLSHQFEAQLLRTALAATHGRRVEAASRLGIGRNTITRKLQELGLENENFD, encoded by the coding sequence ATGAAGCCAATCTGGATTGTGGACGACGACCCTTCCATCCGCTTTGTGCTTGAAAAAGCACTGGGGCGCGAAGGCTGGCCCATTCGCAGCTTTACCCAGCCGCGCGATGTGCTCAAGGCCCTGGCTGATGTGGACAACAGCGATCCCGAGCGTCAGGCTCCTCAGGCGCTGGTCAGCGATATCCGCATGCCCGGCGGCTCGGGCCTTGAGCTGCTGGAGCAGGTCAGGGCACAGCAGCCCGGCCTGCCGATGATCATCATGACCGCCTATTCCGATCTGGACAGCGCGGTCTCGGCCTTCCAGCGCGGAGCCTTCGAGTATCTGCCCAAGCCCTTTGACGTCCCCAAGGCGGTGGAGCTGATCCGGCGTGCCGTGGAGGAGAGCCAGCGCGAGGAGGTGGCCGATATCCAGGCGCCGGTGCAGGCGGAAATGCTGGGCCAGGCCCCGGCCATGCAGGACGTGTTCCGTGCCATCGGCAGACTCAGCCAGAGTCATGTCACGGTGCTGATCACCGGAGAGTCCGGTGCCGGCAAGGAGCTGGTGGCCCGGGCGCTGCACAAGCATTCTCCCGTTGCCGGCGGACCGTTCGTGGCCATCAATACCGCGGCCATTCCGAAAGACCTGCTGGAGTCCGAACTGTTCGGTCACGAGCGCGGTGCCTTTACCGGCGCGCAGACCCAGCGCCGGGGGCGTTTCGAGCAGGCCGAGGGCGGCACGCTGTTTCTCGATGAGATCGGCGACATGCCGTTCGAGCTGCAGACGCGTCTGCTGCGCGTGCTCTCCGACGGCCACTTCTACAGGGTGGGCGGACACCAGGCCGTCAAGGCCCATGTCCGCGTGATTGCCGCGACCCACCAGGACCTGGAGCTGCGCGTCAAGGATGGCGCTTTCCGCGAGGACTTGTTCCACCGTCTGAATGTGATCCGTCTGCGCCTGCCCGCGCTGCGCGAGCGCAAGGAGGACGTGCCCATGCTGACCCAGCATTTTCTGCAGCAGAGCGCGCGCCAGCTGGGGGTGGAGCCCAAGCGGATGAGCACGGCCGCCATGAGCCGCCTGCAGGCCTTCAACTTTCCCGGCAATGTGCGCCAGCTGGAGAACATCTGCCATTGGCTGACCGTCATGGCGCCGGCCCAGCAGATTGCCCTCAAGGACTTGCCGCCAGAAGTGCTGGGCAGCGCGGCACCGGGCAGTGCCGCGATCTTTGCCGGCGCCCTGAGCACCGGCGTGGGCCTGGAGCCGTCCAAGACCAGTCCGCCCGAGCCGCTTGCGCTGTCCTCGCCCGGGACTGCGGCGATGTCTGCGCCCGAGGCCGCAGCGCCTTCCGGAGGCTGGTTGCAGGGGCTGGGCAAGCAGGCCGAGGAGCTGCTGTCGCAAGGCCATCATGACGTCTGGGATCAGCTGTCCCACCAGTTCGAGGCACAGCTGCTGCGAACGGCCCTGGCCGCCACGCATGGCAGGCGTGTGGAAGCGGCCAGCCGGCTCGGGATCGGCCGCAACACCATCACCCGCAAGCTGCAGGAGCTGGGGCTGGAGAACGAAAACTTCGACTGA
- a CDS encoding sterol desaturase family protein: protein MDWLVQIFGEAQQRLFEGVVQPFLFHFGMANLLEDGYTATGWLLVGLLQIAVMVAVIVPLQRWRPVEPVVDRQAIRVDILYTLIHRLGLFRLALFFTIDPLWDSLLGTLHVWGLPGFHLDDIWPGVTDNAWVSLLMYLVVFDLVEYWIHRGQHGFTWWWKLHAVHHSQRQMTVWSDNRNHLLDDVIHDAIIVLVAQLIGVAPGQFVAIVALTQLSESFQHANVRIWFGQLGERLWISPRFHRRHHAIGIGHEPMAPVRNQKVHGNNFGVLLPWWDMLFGTANFDLRYDPTGIRDQVQANAKGQLRDYGRGFWAQQWLAVLRLMGRA from the coding sequence GTGGATTGGTTGGTACAGATTTTTGGAGAGGCGCAGCAACGCTTGTTTGAAGGCGTGGTGCAGCCTTTTCTGTTTCATTTCGGCATGGCGAATCTGCTGGAGGATGGCTATACCGCCACAGGCTGGCTGCTGGTGGGCTTGCTGCAGATTGCCGTCATGGTCGCGGTGATCGTGCCGCTGCAGCGCTGGAGGCCGGTCGAGCCCGTGGTCGACCGCCAGGCGATCCGTGTGGACATCCTCTATACGCTGATTCATCGGCTGGGACTTTTCCGGCTGGCCCTGTTCTTCACGATTGATCCACTGTGGGATTCCCTTTTGGGTACGCTTCATGTCTGGGGCTTGCCGGGCTTTCACCTTGACGACATCTGGCCGGGCGTGACGGACAACGCCTGGGTCAGCCTGCTGATGTATCTGGTCGTCTTCGATCTGGTCGAGTACTGGATTCATCGCGGCCAGCACGGCTTTACCTGGTGGTGGAAGCTGCATGCCGTGCACCACTCGCAACGTCAGATGACAGTGTGGAGCGACAACCGCAATCACCTGCTCGACGATGTGATCCATGACGCCATCATCGTGCTGGTGGCGCAGCTGATCGGCGTGGCTCCCGGGCAGTTCGTGGCCATCGTGGCCCTGACCCAGCTCAGCGAGAGCTTTCAGCACGCCAATGTGCGCATCTGGTTTGGCCAGCTGGGCGAGCGCCTGTGGATCAGCCCGCGCTTTCATCGCCGCCATCACGCCATCGGTATCGGTCACGAGCCCATGGCGCCGGTGCGCAACCAAAAGGTCCACGGCAACAACTTTGGCGTGCTCCTGCCCTGGTGGGACATGTTGTTCGGTACGGCCAATTTCGATCTGCGCTATGACCCTACGGGCATTCGCGATCAGGTGCAGGCCAATGCGAAAGGGCAGCTGCGCGACTATGGCCGCGGCTTCTGGGCGCAACAGTGGCTGGCTGTCCTACGACTGATGGGTCGCGCATAA
- the xth gene encoding exodeoxyribonuclease III produces the protein MKIATWNVNSLSVRLPQVLEWLAANPVDALGLQELKLTDDKFPHMAFQEAGYKAVSHGQKTYNGVAWITRETGRDVVRNIPGLDDEQARIIATTIDSPAGEVRLINGYFVNGQEPGSEKFAYKMRWLQALQDWVKEQMALHPRLVLVGDFNVAPEDRDSYDPVGLKDTIHHTVQERDHFQRLLQLGLSDAFRMFEQPEKSYSWWDYRMLGFQKNRGLRIDHILVSEALRSKVSACSVDRAPRKNKQPSDHAPVIVTLD, from the coding sequence ATGAAAATTGCCACCTGGAATGTGAACTCTTTGTCCGTGCGACTGCCGCAGGTACTGGAATGGCTTGCCGCCAACCCTGTCGATGCGCTGGGACTGCAGGAGCTCAAGCTCACCGATGACAAGTTCCCGCACATGGCTTTCCAGGAAGCCGGCTACAAGGCCGTCAGCCATGGACAAAAGACCTATAACGGCGTGGCCTGGATCACGCGCGAGACGGGCCGTGATGTGGTGCGCAACATCCCGGGGCTTGACGACGAGCAGGCACGCATCATTGCCACCACGATTGACTCGCCAGCCGGCGAGGTTCGCCTCATCAACGGCTACTTCGTCAACGGCCAGGAGCCCGGATCGGAAAAATTTGCCTACAAGATGCGCTGGCTGCAGGCGCTGCAAGACTGGGTCAAGGAACAGATGGCCTTGCATCCGCGTTTGGTGCTGGTGGGGGACTTCAACGTGGCCCCCGAAGATCGCGACTCCTACGACCCCGTCGGCCTCAAGGACACGATCCACCATACGGTGCAAGAGCGTGACCATTTCCAGCGCCTGCTGCAGCTGGGCCTGAGCGATGCCTTCCGCATGTTCGAGCAGCCGGAAAAAAGCTACTCCTGGTGGGACTACCGCATGCTGGGCTTTCAGAAGAATCGCGGCCTGCGCATCGACCACATTCTGGTCAGCGAAGCGCTCAGGAGCAAGGTCAGCGCCTGCAGCGTGGACCGCGCTCCGCGCAAGAACAAGCAGCCCAGCGACCATGCTCCCGTGATCGTCACACTGGACTGA
- a CDS encoding polysaccharide deacetylase family protein, which translates to MQRRCFMLGSLAGGLSAVPAFASEVSKKIASGTCSKAVYLTFDTGHMGIAQWVAQVLQKHKVPVTFFAANEDTKEGGSSLGDFWAPWWKARADEGHQLASHTFDHMYWLADIRDKASGQVTHFRVRPSAGPRAGQTYVVSAEEYRQEIARSAQRLAQITGRKTLPLYRAPGGKTSPALIAAARQGGFQHVGWAPAGFLGDELPSDKYPNERLLAQALKNIGSGDILLAHLGIWSRQDPWAPAVLEPLILGLLDRGFCFRTLAEHPVYQGWIAQQRRVLQEE; encoded by the coding sequence ATGCAAAGACGTTGTTTCATGCTCGGCTCGCTGGCCGGCGGCCTGTCTGCCGTTCCTGCCTTCGCTTCCGAAGTTTCAAAAAAGATAGCTTCAGGTACATGCTCCAAGGCGGTTTACCTGACTTTTGACACTGGGCACATGGGCATAGCCCAGTGGGTCGCCCAGGTGCTGCAGAAGCACAAGGTTCCCGTCACCTTCTTTGCGGCCAATGAGGACACGAAAGAGGGGGGCAGCAGTCTGGGCGACTTCTGGGCACCCTGGTGGAAGGCGCGTGCCGACGAAGGTCACCAGCTCGCGTCCCATACCTTTGACCATATGTACTGGCTGGCCGATATTCGCGACAAGGCCAGCGGGCAGGTCACGCATTTCAGGGTCAGGCCCTCGGCCGGTCCCAGGGCTGGTCAGACCTATGTGGTGTCTGCCGAAGAGTACCGGCAGGAGATTGCGCGCTCCGCCCAGCGGCTGGCCCAGATCACGGGCCGCAAGACCTTGCCGCTCTATCGTGCGCCGGGTGGCAAGACATCGCCGGCGTTGATTGCTGCGGCCCGGCAGGGCGGTTTTCAGCATGTGGGCTGGGCGCCGGCGGGCTTTCTGGGCGACGAGCTGCCCAGCGACAAATATCCGAATGAACGCTTGCTGGCCCAGGCACTCAAAAACATAGGCAGCGGCGATATCTTGCTGGCGCACCTGGGGATCTGGTCGCGTCAGGATCCATGGGCTCCGGCGGTGCTGGAGCCCTTGATTCTGGGCTTGCTGGACAGGGGTTTTTGCTTCCGTACGCTGGCCGAGCACCCGGTGTATCAGGGCTGGATCGCGCAGCAGCGCCGAGTGCTGCAAGAGGAGTGA
- the glnA gene encoding type I glutamate--ammonia ligase, with protein MAKTVADVMQMVQDNEVKFVDLRFTDTRGKEQHVTVPVSHFDEDKFASGHAFDGSSVAGWKGIEASDMQLVPDPNTANIDPFFEETTLILQCDVIEPGDGKAYDRDPRSIAKRAEAYLKASGLGDTAYFGPEPEFFIFDGVRWGTEPHNPFFEIEEYEAPWNTGTKFESGNRGHRPRVKGGYFPVPPVDSTQDMRAEMSLLLEAVGIPVEVFHHEVAGAGQNEIGTRFSTLVERADWTQLQKYIIWNVANTYGKTATFMPKPYAGDNGSGMHVHQSVWKDGKNLFAGDGYAGLSDFALYYIGGIIKHARALNAITNPGTNSYKRLVPGFEAPVKLAYSAKNRSASIRIPYVSNPKARRVEARFPDPLMNPYLGFAALLMAGLDGVENKIHPGEAATKDLYHLPPEEDKLVPTVCHSLDQALEALDADRAFLTKGGVFSDSMLDAYIELKMTEVTRYRQSVHPVEYDMYFSL; from the coding sequence ATGGCGAAGACCGTTGCAGACGTGATGCAGATGGTGCAGGATAACGAGGTCAAGTTCGTGGACCTGCGCTTTACCGATACCCGCGGCAAGGAACAGCACGTGACCGTGCCCGTGTCGCACTTCGACGAGGACAAGTTCGCCTCGGGCCATGCTTTCGACGGTTCTTCCGTTGCCGGCTGGAAAGGTATCGAAGCCTCGGACATGCAGCTGGTTCCCGATCCAAACACTGCCAACATCGATCCCTTCTTCGAAGAGACCACCCTGATTCTGCAGTGCGACGTGATCGAACCCGGTGACGGCAAGGCCTACGACCGCGATCCCCGCTCCATCGCCAAGCGCGCAGAAGCCTATCTGAAGGCTTCCGGCCTGGGCGATACTGCCTACTTCGGTCCCGAACCCGAATTCTTCATCTTCGACGGCGTGCGCTGGGGCACCGAGCCTCACAACCCCTTCTTCGAAATCGAGGAATACGAGGCTCCCTGGAACACCGGCACCAAGTTCGAGAGCGGCAACCGCGGTCACCGTCCTCGCGTCAAGGGTGGCTACTTCCCCGTGCCTCCCGTTGACAGCACCCAGGACATGCGCGCAGAGATGTCGCTGCTGCTGGAAGCCGTCGGCATCCCCGTCGAAGTGTTCCACCACGAAGTGGCCGGTGCCGGTCAGAACGAAATCGGCACACGCTTCTCGACCCTGGTCGAGCGTGCCGACTGGACGCAGCTGCAGAAGTACATCATCTGGAACGTGGCCAACACCTACGGCAAGACGGCAACCTTCATGCCCAAGCCCTATGCTGGCGATAACGGCTCCGGCATGCACGTGCACCAGTCCGTGTGGAAGGATGGCAAGAACCTGTTCGCCGGCGACGGCTATGCAGGTCTGTCCGACTTCGCCCTGTACTACATCGGCGGCATCATCAAGCACGCTCGTGCCCTGAACGCCATCACCAACCCCGGCACCAACAGCTACAAGCGTCTGGTTCCCGGCTTCGAAGCGCCCGTGAAGCTGGCTTACTCGGCCAAGAACCGCTCCGCTTCCATCCGTATTCCTTACGTCAGCAACCCCAAGGCACGTCGCGTGGAAGCCCGCTTCCCCGATCCTCTGATGAACCCCTACCTGGGTTTCGCAGCCCTGCTGATGGCCGGTCTGGACGGCGTGGAAAACAAGATCCATCCCGGCGAAGCCGCGACCAAGGATCTCTACCATCTGCCTCCCGAGGAAGACAAGCTGGTGCCTACCGTCTGCCACAGCCTGGATCAGGCTCTGGAAGCCCTGGACGCCGACCGTGCGTTCCTGACCAAGGGCGGTGTGTTCTCCGACAGCATGCTGGATGCCTACATCGAGCTGAAGATGACCGAAGTGACTCGCTATCGCCAGTCGGTGCACCCTGTCGAATACGATATGTACTTCTCGCTGTAA
- a CDS encoding dihydrofolate reductase gives MAIQLIYARAANGVIGKDNTMPWHLPEDMAHFKELTRGCAVIMGRKTWDSLPARFRPLPGRSNIVVTRQADWQAEPASDQVLRAASLPEALELGRKLSPDVWVIGGAQIYAQALPLADAVEVTEIGRDFEGDAFAPELGAQWQAVSRSEHVSANGLPYRFVRFERRG, from the coding sequence ATGGCCATTCAACTCATCTACGCCCGCGCAGCCAACGGCGTTATCGGCAAGGACAACACCATGCCCTGGCACCTGCCCGAGGACATGGCGCATTTCAAGGAGCTGACCCGGGGCTGCGCTGTCATCATGGGCCGCAAGACCTGGGACTCGCTGCCTGCGCGCTTCCGTCCGCTGCCGGGCCGCAGCAATATCGTCGTCACCCGCCAGGCCGACTGGCAAGCCGAGCCTGCATCCGACCAGGTCCTGCGCGCTGCCAGCCTGCCCGAAGCGCTGGAGCTGGGCCGCAAGCTCTCGCCAGACGTCTGGGTCATCGGCGGCGCGCAGATCTATGCCCAGGCCCTGCCGCTGGCCGATGCCGTGGAAGTGACCGAAATCGGCCGCGACTTCGAAGGTGATGCCTTCGCCCCGGAACTGGGCGCGCAGTGGCAGGCCGTGAGCCGCAGCGAGCATGTCTCCGCCAATGGCCTGCCCTACCGTTTTGTGCGCTTCGAGCGCCGGGGCTGA
- the glnL gene encoding nitrogen regulation protein NR(II) yields the protein MSSTAAPIPDISTPDPDQANGHGYQSLDWLCTLIAVLDEYGMVRFVNAALENALGQSRRIMVGSDFATCFAEPALLDKALSGARSNDFAALRFEASLLRLGQEPLPIHAAVSLAEKAGHVMVEMWPLEQQARQDREERIREQAQANKELIRNLAHEIKNPLGGIRGAAQLLQMDLVMPELLEYTTVIIHEADRLQALVDRLLAPHRHPHEVGDVNIHEVCERVRSLVLVEHPQGLRITRDYDISIPEFRGDSAQLIQALLNIVQNAAQALGRRIAEGDAEIILRTRVARQVTLGRERYRLALELHVIDNGSGVPDAIKERIFYPLVSGRDGGSGLGLTLAQTFVQRHHGLIECESQPGRTDFRILIPLP from the coding sequence ATGAGTTCCACTGCAGCCCCGATTCCCGATATCTCCACGCCTGATCCGGATCAGGCCAACGGTCATGGCTACCAGTCGCTGGACTGGCTTTGCACCTTGATTGCCGTGCTTGACGAGTACGGCATGGTGCGCTTCGTCAATGCGGCGCTGGAAAATGCCCTGGGCCAGTCGCGCCGCATCATGGTCGGCAGTGACTTCGCCACCTGCTTTGCCGAGCCAGCCCTGCTGGACAAGGCGCTCAGCGGAGCCCGTTCCAACGACTTTGCGGCGCTGCGCTTCGAGGCCAGCCTGCTGCGCCTGGGTCAGGAGCCCCTGCCGATTCACGCTGCCGTCTCGCTGGCCGAGAAGGCCGGCCACGTCATGGTGGAGATGTGGCCGCTGGAACAGCAGGCCCGCCAGGATCGCGAGGAGCGCATCCGCGAACAGGCCCAGGCAAACAAGGAGCTGATTCGCAATCTGGCCCACGAGATCAAGAATCCGCTGGGCGGCATTCGCGGGGCAGCCCAGCTGCTGCAGATGGATCTGGTCATGCCCGAGCTGCTGGAGTACACCACGGTCATCATTCACGAGGCCGATCGCCTGCAGGCACTGGTGGACAGACTGCTGGCCCCGCATCGCCACCCCCACGAGGTCGGCGACGTCAACATCCACGAGGTCTGCGAGCGCGTGCGTTCACTGGTGCTGGTCGAACATCCCCAGGGACTGAGGATCACGCGTGACTATGACATCTCCATACCGGAATTCAGAGGCGACAGCGCGCAGCTGATCCAGGCCCTGCTCAATATCGTTCAGAACGCGGCCCAGGCGCTGGGGCGGCGCATTGCAGAAGGCGATGCCGAGATCATCCTGAGGACGCGTGTGGCCAGACAGGTCACTTTGGGGCGTGAGCGCTACAGATTGGCACTGGAATTGCATGTAATCGACAACGGGTCAGGCGTGCCGGATGCCATCAAGGAGCGAATTTTCTATCCTTTGGTCTCGGGCCGAGATGGTGGATCCGGCCTGGGGCTGACGCTGGCTCAGACCTTTGTGCAGCGTCACCATGGCTTGATCGAATGCGAGAGCCAGCCGGGGAGGACGGATTTCCGGATCCTGATTCCGCTGCCATAA
- a CDS encoding metallophosphoesterase, translating to MSLVQPLPPGALDIVGDIHGEYAALVQLLGHLGYDLQGNHPEGRRLVFVGDFCDRGPDSPSVLALVGAMLASGTAHAVLGNHEINLLREDAKDGSGWFFDSRIDSDQPKYAPFARMPAEQTPAMLEQLGQLPIALEREDLRIVHAAWRPEQIAMIRQLPSGSARAAYDHFETIADEQAIAQCVAERMRQEALSWPYSLEDYRHEPPFLPAHSENELNKAMVNPLKVLTAGVERECRNPFYAGGKWRFVERVGWWNEYEEAPAVIVGHYWRRLRPADAPAHGSQFENLFGGTPPLSWHGLRGNVFCVDYSVGARWLDRLRGDNPVQRSKLAAMRWPERVLVFDDGTQAASENFEQAVVLRD from the coding sequence ATGAGCCTAGTCCAGCCCCTGCCTCCTGGCGCCCTCGATATCGTTGGCGATATCCACGGCGAATACGCCGCGCTGGTGCAATTGCTGGGCCATCTGGGCTACGACCTGCAGGGCAATCACCCCGAAGGACGGCGACTGGTGTTTGTCGGCGACTTCTGCGACCGCGGACCGGACAGCCCTTCGGTGCTCGCGCTGGTCGGCGCCATGCTGGCCTCGGGCACGGCCCATGCGGTGCTGGGCAACCACGAAATCAATCTGCTGCGCGAAGATGCCAAGGATGGATCGGGCTGGTTCTTCGACAGCCGCATCGACTCCGATCAGCCCAAGTACGCGCCTTTCGCGCGCATGCCGGCCGAGCAGACTCCCGCCATGCTCGAGCAGCTCGGCCAGTTGCCGATCGCGCTGGAGCGCGAGGATCTGCGCATTGTTCATGCGGCATGGCGGCCCGAGCAGATTGCCATGATTCGCCAGCTGCCCAGCGGCAGCGCACGCGCCGCCTATGACCACTTCGAGACGATTGCCGACGAGCAGGCCATCGCCCAATGCGTGGCCGAGCGCATGCGCCAGGAAGCGCTGAGCTGGCCCTACAGCCTGGAAGACTATCGCCACGAGCCGCCGTTTCTGCCCGCTCACAGCGAGAACGAACTCAACAAGGCCATGGTCAACCCTCTGAAGGTGCTGACGGCCGGCGTGGAACGCGAATGCCGCAATCCCTTCTATGCGGGCGGCAAATGGCGCTTTGTCGAACGCGTGGGCTGGTGGAATGAATATGAGGAAGCGCCTGCCGTCATCGTCGGCCACTACTGGCGCCGCCTGCGCCCGGCCGATGCACCCGCGCACGGCTCGCAGTTTGAAAACCTGTTCGGCGGCACGCCCCCGCTGTCCTGGCACGGTCTGCGCGGCAATGTGTTCTGCGTGGACTACTCGGTGGGTGCCCGCTGGCTGGACCGCCTGCGCGGCGACAACCCCGTGCAGCGCAGCAAGCTCGCCGCCATGCGCTGGCCCGAGCGCGTGCTGGTCTTTGACGACGGCACCCAGGCCGCATCGGAGAATTTCGAGCAGGCTGTGGTGCTAAGGGACTGA
- a CDS encoding thymidylate synthase: MNSTTCTLRPVRCQYETFMRHVYEHGASKTDRTGTGTRSVFGYQMRFNLNEGFPLVTTKKVHLKSIILELLWFLRGDSNVKWLQERGCTIWDEWADKQTGDLGPVYGVQWRSWPKADGTHVDQIAEVVKQLQSNPDSRRIIVSAWNVAELDQMALMPCHSFFQFYVADGKLSCQLYQRSADIFLGVPFNIASYALLTHMLAQQCGLEVGDFIWTGGDCHIYNNHFEQVQTQLSRQPFAYPTLNIKRKPDSIFGYEYEDFEVLDYQHHAGIKAPVAV, translated from the coding sequence ATGAACTCCACCACCTGCACCCTGCGCCCCGTGCGCTGCCAGTACGAAACCTTCATGCGCCATGTGTACGAGCACGGCGCCTCCAAGACCGACCGCACGGGCACGGGCACGCGCAGCGTGTTCGGCTACCAGATGCGCTTCAACCTCAATGAAGGCTTCCCCCTGGTCACCACCAAGAAGGTGCACCTGAAGTCCATCATCCTGGAGCTGCTGTGGTTTCTGCGCGGCGACAGCAATGTGAAATGGCTGCAGGAGCGCGGCTGCACCATCTGGGACGAATGGGCCGACAAGCAAACCGGCGACCTGGGCCCGGTCTACGGCGTGCAATGGCGCAGCTGGCCCAAGGCCGACGGCACGCATGTCGACCAGATTGCCGAAGTCGTCAAGCAGCTCCAGAGCAATCCCGACAGCCGCCGCATCATCGTCAGCGCCTGGAACGTGGCCGAGCTGGACCAGATGGCCCTCATGCCCTGCCACTCCTTCTTCCAGTTCTATGTGGCCGACGGCAAGCTCAGTTGCCAGCTCTACCAGCGCAGCGCCGACATCTTCCTGGGCGTGCCCTTCAACATCGCCAGCTACGCGCTGCTGACCCATATGCTGGCCCAGCAATGCGGCCTGGAGGTGGGCGACTTCATCTGGACCGGCGGCGACTGCCATATCTACAACAACCACTTCGAGCAGGTGCAGACCCAGCTGTCGCGACAGCCCTTCGCCTATCCGACGCTGAACATCAAGCGCAAGCCCGACTCCATCTTCGGCTACGAATACGAAGACTTCGAAGTGCTGGACTACCAGCACCATGCCGGCATCAAGGCGCCGGTGGCGGTCTAA
- a CDS encoding DUF333 domain-containing protein, whose amino-acid sequence MVVVVAAVSGCAQSVSINFGNPSQANCKKQGGVLRTEKGAVADKNTCVLPDGSAFEEWVQHGRQPPAK is encoded by the coding sequence ATGGTGGTCGTCGTTGCGGCAGTCAGCGGCTGCGCGCAATCTGTTTCCATCAATTTTGGCAATCCTTCGCAAGCCAATTGCAAAAAGCAGGGCGGGGTGCTGCGCACGGAAAAAGGGGCCGTCGCCGACAAGAACACCTGTGTGCTGCCCGACGGATCGGCCTTTGAGGAGTGGGTGCAGCATGGGCGGCAGCCGCCCGCCAAATAG